The genomic region CACCCTCGCCGCGCTGCGGGCCACCCGCGCCGGGTCGGCCACCCTCTTCGTGCCGGCTCCCGACCTGCTGCATCCGGACACCCTGGGTGGCCTGGCCACCCTGCCCGGCGGCACCCGCCTGGTGCTGGTGGACCCGTCCCGGCGCGTACTGGCCGGCGCCGACGTGCCGCTGACCCGCACGGACCGGCGGTGGACCACCAGGGTGACCGGCCCGGAGACCGCCGGTCGACCCTGCCCGCTCGCCGAGTTGGGACCGGTGCGCCAGGCCGCCGCGGAGCGCCAGCGGTACGCCTCCGACGGCACCGCCACCGCCGACCTGTGCTTCGCCGCCGGGCTGGCCCGGGTTCCCGGGTCGGCCGAGACGGTGGTCGCCGGGGCCGACGACCCCTTCCGCAACAACCGGATCGGCGAACAGGACAACCAGGCGCTGGCCACCGCCGTCCTCGGCGCACGCGGCCGGGTGATCTGGCTCGACCTGGACGGTCCCGCCCCACCCCCGCCGTTCGCGGGCAGCAGCGGCCCGGCCGGCTCGTCGGCACCGGACGGCTCCCAGGGCGACAACGGCCCCGGCAACGGCGGCCGCCCGGGGCGTGGCGACGGACAGCCCGGCGGGTCGGGAAACGGATCCGACAACTCGTCCGGGCAGGGCGACGGAGACCAGGGATCGGCCGACGGCCCACCCGACCAGGACCCGCCGAACCCGCTCTGGAACGCGTTCCCGCTCTGGTTCTGGGCGCTGCTGGCGCAGCTCGCGCTGGCCCTGCTGCTGGCCGCGCTCTGGCGGGCCCGCCGGCTCGGACCACCGGCCCCGGAACCACTGCCGGTGACCGTACGCTCCGCCGAGACGGTGCTCGGGCGAGCCCGGCTCTACCGCCGGGCCGGCGCCCGCGGACCGGCCGCCCGGACCCTGCGGGCCGCCGCCCTGGCCCGCCTGCTGCCCCGGCTGAACCTGCCGGCCGACACCCCACCCGACGGGGTGGCCACGGCCGTGGCCGCCCGCACCGGCGACGACCCGGGCTGGACCGAGGACGTGCTGTTCGGCGACGACCCGGCCACCGACCAGGAACTGCTGGACCTGGCCCAGGCACTGGACCGGGTCACCCGTACCGTCGCCGGCGTCCCGCCCGACGCGCCGCACCCCGCCGCCGCGCCCCGAACCGACCCGACCGAAGGAGGACCCCGGTGACCCGACCCACCGGAACCGCCGAGCTGCCGACCACCGGCCCCGACGACGCCCGCGCCGCCCTGCACCGGCTGCGGGCCGAGGTCGGCAAGGCGGTCGTCGGCCAGGACTCGGTGGTCACCGGGCTGGTGATCGCCCTGCTCTGTCGGGGGCACGTGCTGCTGGAGGGCGTACCGGGGGTGGCCAAGACGCTGCTGATCCGCACCGTGGCCACCGCGCTGGATCTGGACTCCAAGCGGGTGCAGTTCACCCCGGACCTGATGCCCGGCGACGTCACCGGCTCGCTGATCTTCGACCCGCACACCGCGGCGTTCACGTTCCGCGAAGGGCCGGTCTTCACCAACCTGCTGCTCGCCGACGAGATCAACCGGACGCCGCCGAAGACGCAGTCGGCGTTGCTCGAGGTGATGGAGGAGCGGCAGGTGTCGGTCGAGGGCGCCCGGCGTCCGCTGCCCGACCCGTTCATCGTGGCCGCCACCCAGAACCCGATCGAGTACGAGGGCACCTACCCGCTGCCCGAGGCCCAGCTGGACCGGTTCCTGCTCAAGCTCACCGTGCCGCTGCCGACCCGCGAGGAGGAGCTGGGCGTGCTCCGCGCGCACCACGCCGGCTTCGACCCGCGCGACCTGGCCGCCGCCGGCGTACGCCCGGTGGCCACCGCGGCGGACCTCGCCGCCGCCCGCGCCGCCGTCGGCGGGGTGCACGTGGCCGAGCCACTCCTCGGCTACCTCGTCGACCTGTGCCGGGCCACCCGCGGCACCCCCGCGCTGGAGCTGGGCGCCTCGCCACGCGGCGCGACCGCGCTGCTGAACACCGCCAAGGCGTGGGCCTGGCTGGCCGGCCGCGACCACGTCATCCCGGACGACGTGAAGGCGGTGGCCCGCCCGACCCTGCGGCACCGCCTGCGGCTGCGGCCCGAGGTGGAGCTGGAGGGCGTCGGTGTCGACGCGGTGCTGGACACGGTGCTCGCCACCGTGCCGACGCCGCGATGACCTGGCGGGCGGCGCTGCTGCTGGCGGCCGGGGCGCTGACCCTGCCGCTCTGGCCGTCGCCGTTCGCCGGCGTGCTGGTGATGACCGGCGCGGTGCTGCTCCTCGTGGCGGTGGACCGGCTGCTGGCGGCCCCGCCGGCGGCGCTCACCGTCGAACGCGAGGGCGACCGGGTGGTGCGGCTCGGTGGCACCGCGACCGTCGCGCTCCGGCTCGGCAACCCCTCCGGGCGTACACTGCGCGCCCAGGTGCGCGACGCCTGGGTGCCCTCGGCCGGCGCGGTCCCGCACACCCCACCGCGGCGGTTGGTCACGGTGGCTCCCGGTGACACGGTGCTACTGCCCAGCCGGCTGACCCCAACCCGACGCGGCGACCGGCCGGCAGCCGCGCTCACCGTACGCTCGCTCGGCCCGCTGCGGCTCGCGTACCGCCAACGCGCCGGGCGGCCCGCCACCCCGCCGTGGACGCTGCGGGTACTGCCCCGCTTCGACTCCCGCCGACACCTGCCGGAGAAGCTCGCCCGGCTGCGGGTCATCGACGGCACCCAGGTCAGCCGGGGCCGCGGCCAGGGCACCGAGTTCGACACGCTGCGCGAGTACGTGGTCGGCGACGACGTCCGGTCGATCGACTGGCGGGCCAGCGCCCGGCAGGCCGACGTGCTGGTACGCACCTGGCGGCCGGAGCGGGACCGGCGGCTGGTGTGCGTGCTCGACACCGGCCGCACCTCGGCGGTCCGGGTCGGCGACGAGCCGCGGCTGGACACCGCGATCGACGCGGCGCTGCTGCTCACCGCACTCGCCGCCCGGGCCGGCGACCGGGTGGACCTGCTCGCCGCCGACACCGCGATCCGCGCCACGGTCACCGGCACCGGCCGGCCGGCGCTGCTCCCCCGGCTGGTGCATGCGCTCGCCCCGCTCCAGCCCGCGCTCGTCGAGACCGACTTCGAGCTGATCGCCGGCGAGGTGCTGCGCCGGCAACGCCAGCGCAGCCTGGTGGTCCTCTTCACCGCGCTGGAGGCGGGCGCGCTGGGCGAGGGCCTGCTGCCGGTGCTGCCCCGCCTGGCCGCCCGGCACAAGGTGCTGATCGCGGCGATCCACGACCCGGTGCTCGCGGAGTTGACCACCGGCACCCCGGCCCGGCCCGAGGACGCGTACGCGGCGGCGGCCGGCTGGCGGGCCCTGGGCGAACGGGACCGGGTGCGCGCCGCCCTGGCCCGCTACGGCGTCACCGTGGTCGACGCCCCCGCCGGCGCCCTGGCCACCACCCTCGCCGACACCTACCTACGCCTGAAGTCCCTGGGCCAGCTCTGACCCCACCACCCGACAACGTCGGTCGATCATGAAGTTATTGCGCGCCGTCACGGCGTGTCGCGGCAACAACTTCATGATCAACGGACTGGGTCGGGGCGTCGGCGGGCTGGGAGTGGGTGGCGCGGTGGCCGAGGACGACGACGTACGCCAGGAAGGCCAGCCAGACGGCGGCGCCGAGGCCCACGCGGAGCGCGACCGGCACGGGGGCCGGGGTGATGAACGCCTCGACCAACGCGGAGACCGCGAAGACCCCGACCAGGCCGAGGGCGACCAGGATCGCGGAGCGCCCGGCCCGGGCCACCGCCTGGCCCCGCGTCAGGTCGGCCGGCGGCGCGATCCACGCCCAGCCCGTCCGCAGGCCCACCCCGGCGGCCACGAACACGCCGGTCAGCTCCAGCAGGCCGTGCGGGGTGATCAGGCCGAAGAAGACGTCCGCCCGACCGTACGAGACCATCACCCCGCCGACCACGCCGATGTTGAGCGCGTTCTGCCACAGCAGGTAGAACACCGGCACGATCAGCACCCCGGAGGCCAGGCACTGCGCGGCGATCCAGGCGTTGTGGGTCCAGAGGTGGAAGGCGAAGGTCGGCGCGGAGAACTCGGTGTAGTAGCCGGCGAAGCCGGAGTCGACCAAGTCGGCCGCCGCGTCCTCGCCGATGAACGCGGCGGCGCTGTCCGGGTTGTTGGCGACGAACCAGATCAGGAAGAAGCTGAGCAGGCTGAACCCGGTCGCGACCCCGCACCACCACGGCCAGGCCCGGTAGACCGCACCGGGGAAGCCGGCCAGCAGGAAGCGGGTGACGACCGCCCAGGACGGGCGGGGTCGGCCGGTGAGCCGGGCGCGGGCCCGCAGCACCAGGTGCGAGAGCTGGCTGACCAGCGCGGGGTCGGGTGACCGGCTGCGCAGCGCGGAGAGCTGGGTGGCGGCCCGCTGGTAGAGCGCCACCAACTCGTCGACCTCGGCGGCGTCGAGCCGGCGGCGCTTGCACAGCTCTTCGAGCCGCCGCCACTGGCCCCCGTGCTCCGCGACGTACGCGTCGAGATCCACTCCCCACCCCCGTCCCGGCGATCATAGTGTTCACTGTCGGGGTGAGCGCGCACCCGCCGTCGTCGACCGCCACCCGCCCGGCCGCCCGCACGCCGGCGTGGGGCGACGCCGGGCTGGTCAGCGGCGAAGCCGTGGAGCTGGACATCCGGGTCGCCCGGCTCGGCTCCCGGGTGCTCGCGCTGCTGCTGGACGTCCTGGCCCAACTGGGGTTCGCGCTGGTGCTGTCGATCCTGGTCGCGATCCTGTTCTCGGCCCTGCCGATCGAACTGGTCGACGCGGCGCTCAGCGGCGCGGTCGGCACGATCTCGCTGGTCCTGGTCCTGGTCGGCTATCCGGTGCTCTTCGAGCGGTTCAACAACGGGCGTACGCCGGGCAAGGCGGCGGTCGGGCTGCGCGTGGTCAGCGCCGACGGCGGCCCGGTCGGGCTGCGGCAGTCGCTGACCCGGGCCCTGGTCGGCGTCGCCGTCGAGTGGCCGGGCCTCGTGCTGCCCCTGCTGAGCTGGGTGGCCGGGGTGACGGTCATGCTGACCGACCGGCGCGGGCGGCGGCTCGGTGACCTGGTCGCCGGCACCCTGGTCGTGCACACCCGCACCGCCGCCGTGTGGCGGCCGGTGGCGACCGCGGTGCCGCCGCTGGTCGCCTGGGCGTACACCCTGGACCTGAGCCGGCTCGACGACGGCCTGGCGCTCGCCGCGCGGCAGTACCTGGCCCGGGTGCACCAGCTCGCCGAGCCGGCCCGGACGCGGCTGGCTCGTGGCCTCTGGGCCGAGGTGGCCGCGCTGACCACCCCGCCCCCGCCGTTGGCCGCGCCGGAGACGGTCTACCTGGCCGCGGTCCTCGGCGAGCGGCACCGCCGGGCGATGCACCGGATGCGGCGCGGCCGGTCGGTAGCCGCCGCGCTGTGGCCGGAGCTGATGCCGGTCCCGCCGGCCGAGCCCATCCGTCCGGCCGCGCCGGAGGCCACCCCCGCGTTCGCGGCCAGACCACCCGTGCCGCCCGCGCCCCCCGCCCAGCCCGGCCCGCCGATACTCCGCCCGGCGGCCACACCCGCGCCGTCGACACCAGCCAACCCATCGGTGGTACGCCCCGCGACCGCACCCGCGCCATCGACCCCCGCGAGTCCGCAGGTGGTACGCCCGGCCACCGCGACCGGCGAGCGGCCCGGCGCCTGACCGTCCGGCCGCCGGCGACCAGCCGGCGGACGGGCGGGGAGTGCGGGCCTTCGCGGCGGAGCCCCGGATCTGGGGCAGGTCGACAGCGTCCCCGGGGCGCTGGGCGGGGTCACCCGAAGAGCGCGCGTCCCCAGTGGTCGCCGCCGTCCCGCACGCCGGGTGGGCAGGCGAAGATGCCGCTGGAGACGTGCCGCAGGTACTCGTTCATCACGTCGTGCCGGGCCAGCTGGGTCTGGATCGGCACGAACTGCTTGCGCGGGTCGCGCTGGTAGGCGATGAAGAACAGCCCAGCGTCCAGTCGACCCAGCCCGTCCGAACCGTCCACGAAGTTGTAACCGCGGCGCAGCAGGTGCGCGCCGTTGTTGCGGCTGGGGTGGGCGAGGGTGACGTGCGCGTGCTCGGGGATGCGCGGTTCGCCGTCGTCGCCCTTGGCCGCGAAGTCCGGCTCGTCGAACTCGTCGCCCTGCCCGAGCGGCGCGCCGCTGCCCTTGACCCGGCCGACGATCTCCTCCTGCTCGGCGAGCGAGGTCCGGTCCCAGGTCTCGACCAACATCCGGATCTTGCGGGTTACCAGGTACGACCCGCCGGTCAGCCAGTCCGGCCCGTCGCCCGGCTGCACCCACAGCTGGTCGCGCAGCAGGTCGGCGTCCTCGGCCTTCAGGTTGGCGGTGCCGTCCTTGAAGCCGAACAGGTTGCGCGGGGTGGCCTGGCCGCGCGAGGTGGACGAGGTCCGGCCGAACCCGAGCTGGGACCAGCGCACGCTCACCACGCCCATGCCGAGGCGGGCCAGGTTGCGGATCGCGTGCACCGCGACCTGCGGGTCGTTGGCGCACGCCTGGACGCAGAGGTCGCCGCCGCAGAGCTGCGGCTGCAGCGCGTCGCCGGGGAACCGGGGCAGGTCCGCCAGGGCGGCCGGACGCCGGTCGGCGAGGCCGAACCGGTCCCGGCCGTCGGCGTCCCGGAAGAGGGTCGGGCCGAAGCCGATGGTCAGGGTGAGCTGCGACGGGGGAAGGCCGAGCGCCTCGCCGGTGTCGTCCGGCGGGGCCTCCGGTAGGCCGCCGACCGCACCGAGGATGCCGGCGTCGCGACCTGCGGTCATCCGGGCGGCGGCGGCCGTCCACTCCTGGAGCAGCTCGACGAGCCGGGCCCGGTCCTTGGTGATCACGTCGAACGCGACGAAGTGCAGCCGGTCCTGCGCCGGGGTGACGATGCCAGCCTGATGCTCGCCGTGGAACGGCACCGCGCCGGCGGCGTGGTCGCTCGCCGCGGCCTGCTCACCGGTGCCGCGGATCAGCGCACCGACGCCGGCCGCCGCACCGGCCGCACCGGCCACCCCGGCGCCGGCGATGGTGATCGCCCGCCGCCGGGACAACCTGTTCCCGTTCATCGACTCCCCCCGCCCCCGGTCACTTCGCGACGACCGCGGCGACCTTGCTGATCGGCTCGGCGAGCGCGTTGATCCCGTCGGACAGCTCCTTGAGTTCGGGCTTGCTCAACGCGGTGTGCAGCTTCCAGCCGTCACCGTCCCGGTGCTTGCCGAGCAGCGTCTCGACGTTGGCGAACTCGGTGTCGAGCTGCTTCACCAGGTCCGGCGAGCGCTGCTCCAGCGCGGGGCGGAGTGCGGCGACGGCGGCCTTGGAGCCCTCGAGGTTGGCGTTGAAGTCCCAGAGGTCGGTGTGCGAGTAGCGGTCCTCCTCGCCGGTGATCTTGCCGCTGGCCACCTCGTCGAGCAGTTCCTTGGCACCGTTGGCGAGCTGGAGCGGGGAGAGCTTCTCGGCGTTGGCCTTCGCCACGATCTCCTTGACGTCCGCCAGCAGCCGGTCGGCGATCGGGCCGTCCTTGCTGACGTCGCCGGTGGTCCACAGGTCCTTCTCGATGCGGTGGAAGCCGGTGAACTCCATCCCCTCCTCGATGAC from Micromonospora sp. WMMD812 harbors:
- a CDS encoding DUF4350 domain-containing protein, whose product is MTAAPQTAGAPAGAPGRTRPAAAPPARQRRRWHRVAIPFGLVAALVVTSLVTRALDRPDPGDRGYLSPVETGEHGGSRLAEALRQRGVNVQRETDTLAALRATRAGSATLFVPAPDLLHPDTLGGLATLPGGTRLVLVDPSRRVLAGADVPLTRTDRRWTTRVTGPETAGRPCPLAELGPVRQAAAERQRYASDGTATADLCFAAGLARVPGSAETVVAGADDPFRNNRIGEQDNQALATAVLGARGRVIWLDLDGPAPPPPFAGSSGPAGSSAPDGSQGDNGPGNGGRPGRGDGQPGGSGNGSDNSSGQGDGDQGSADGPPDQDPPNPLWNAFPLWFWALLAQLALALLLAALWRARRLGPPAPEPLPVTVRSAETVLGRARLYRRAGARGPAARTLRAAALARLLPRLNLPADTPPDGVATAVAARTGDDPGWTEDVLFGDDPATDQELLDLAQALDRVTRTVAGVPPDAPHPAAAPRTDPTEGGPR
- a CDS encoding MoxR family ATPase, with amino-acid sequence MTRPTGTAELPTTGPDDARAALHRLRAEVGKAVVGQDSVVTGLVIALLCRGHVLLEGVPGVAKTLLIRTVATALDLDSKRVQFTPDLMPGDVTGSLIFDPHTAAFTFREGPVFTNLLLADEINRTPPKTQSALLEVMEERQVSVEGARRPLPDPFIVAATQNPIEYEGTYPLPEAQLDRFLLKLTVPLPTREEELGVLRAHHAGFDPRDLAAAGVRPVATAADLAAARAAVGGVHVAEPLLGYLVDLCRATRGTPALELGASPRGATALLNTAKAWAWLAGRDHVIPDDVKAVARPTLRHRLRLRPEVELEGVGVDAVLDTVLATVPTPR
- a CDS encoding DUF58 domain-containing protein; translation: MTWRAALLLAAGALTLPLWPSPFAGVLVMTGAVLLLVAVDRLLAAPPAALTVEREGDRVVRLGGTATVALRLGNPSGRTLRAQVRDAWVPSAGAVPHTPPRRLVTVAPGDTVLLPSRLTPTRRGDRPAAALTVRSLGPLRLAYRQRAGRPATPPWTLRVLPRFDSRRHLPEKLARLRVIDGTQVSRGRGQGTEFDTLREYVVGDDVRSIDWRASARQADVLVRTWRPERDRRLVCVLDTGRTSAVRVGDEPRLDTAIDAALLLTALAARAGDRVDLLAADTAIRATVTGTGRPALLPRLVHALAPLQPALVETDFELIAGEVLRRQRQRSLVVLFTALEAGALGEGLLPVLPRLAARHKVLIAAIHDPVLAELTTGTPARPEDAYAAAAGWRALGERDRVRAALARYGVTVVDAPAGALATTLADTYLRLKSLGQL
- a CDS encoding stage II sporulation protein M, yielding MDLDAYVAEHGGQWRRLEELCKRRRLDAAEVDELVALYQRAATQLSALRSRSPDPALVSQLSHLVLRARARLTGRPRPSWAVVTRFLLAGFPGAVYRAWPWWCGVATGFSLLSFFLIWFVANNPDSAAAFIGEDAAADLVDSGFAGYYTEFSAPTFAFHLWTHNAWIAAQCLASGVLIVPVFYLLWQNALNIGVVGGVMVSYGRADVFFGLITPHGLLELTGVFVAAGVGLRTGWAWIAPPADLTRGQAVARAGRSAILVALGLVGVFAVSALVEAFITPAPVPVALRVGLGAAVWLAFLAYVVVLGHRATHSQPADAPTQSVDHEVVAATRRDGAQ
- a CDS encoding RDD family protein, which codes for MSAHPPSSTATRPAARTPAWGDAGLVSGEAVELDIRVARLGSRVLALLLDVLAQLGFALVLSILVAILFSALPIELVDAALSGAVGTISLVLVLVGYPVLFERFNNGRTPGKAAVGLRVVSADGGPVGLRQSLTRALVGVAVEWPGLVLPLLSWVAGVTVMLTDRRGRRLGDLVAGTLVVHTRTAAVWRPVATAVPPLVAWAYTLDLSRLDDGLALAARQYLARVHQLAEPARTRLARGLWAEVAALTTPPPPLAAPETVYLAAVLGERHRRAMHRMRRGRSVAAALWPELMPVPPAEPIRPAAPEATPAFAARPPVPPAPPAQPGPPILRPAATPAPSTPANPSVVRPATAPAPSTPASPQVVRPATATGERPGA
- the efeB gene encoding iron uptake transporter deferrochelatase/peroxidase subunit is translated as MNGNRLSRRRAITIAGAGVAGAAGAAAGVGALIRGTGEQAAASDHAAGAVPFHGEHQAGIVTPAQDRLHFVAFDVITKDRARLVELLQEWTAAAARMTAGRDAGILGAVGGLPEAPPDDTGEALGLPPSQLTLTIGFGPTLFRDADGRDRFGLADRRPAALADLPRFPGDALQPQLCGGDLCVQACANDPQVAVHAIRNLARLGMGVVSVRWSQLGFGRTSSTSRGQATPRNLFGFKDGTANLKAEDADLLRDQLWVQPGDGPDWLTGGSYLVTRKIRMLVETWDRTSLAEQEEIVGRVKGSGAPLGQGDEFDEPDFAAKGDDGEPRIPEHAHVTLAHPSRNNGAHLLRRGYNFVDGSDGLGRLDAGLFFIAYQRDPRKQFVPIQTQLARHDVMNEYLRHVSSGIFACPPGVRDGGDHWGRALFG